The window atttcagtctgtaTATAATCCATATTGaattatccaaaacatcttatatttgtgaacagagggagtacctttAAGATAGCTAGAATCATGTCAATTTGTTCTGCAAGTTTGTTACCATGGCACACATCTTCAAATTTCTGTGAAATCTTCATTTTGACAACCATGATTAGGTTTATTTCTTTTGGAGTTATATTAACCAAGCAACACCGCCATTCCTTGAATGGTATTCCACATGTTTCTCATGATTCTTTTCAGTTCATCTACCTAATGAAATACATGTGACTTGTGTTTTCCCCCCTTATAAATGCATGTTTGCTCCCATTAGATGGTCTTAAGATGCAACGTCTGATtggttccttttacagggtatatcCATAAGTACAACTCTTTGGATGGGCGGCCTGATATCTTGCAGTCATTATATTCTGCACTTCAACCATCTACTACGACTTTGGAAGATCGAAGGTAACTAAATAACAGGGCACTGCAGATAAGCTGCATTTTGCTATGTTAACTGATATATATcttatattttcatatttgaaaattCGCTGGTTACTCTTGTCTGTGCACATCAAGGTTCAAAATATCAGACATCGGGCTCATATTGGTTTAGCTTGAAAGGAGCGTTATGACTAAAATATCGACCGATATGACCAAAATATTGACCGATACTCAGTATCAGCAGCCAGCCGATACAAACGATATTTAGAACTGCACATACAACATCTGTTTTCTTTACACAGTCTGCACCACGgcagacttgggggggggggggtcctgtgTCGGATAGGATTCTCGAACTCATATCTACAGAAACAAATATATTCAAATATATCTACCGAACTCATGTCTAGCACCAAGTGACTTCAAAGAGTTAAAACTATGTTATATAGATCACTGAACATGGTACTGCTAGTAGAGCTAGCTAGGCGCACTGATGCATTTTATTTTCCACCAGATATTATGATGGCCGTCTCTCTGACCAGCAGATGGCATTACTTCAATACCAAAGGGAGAATATTCATTACCTGAGTGAAGAGGTACGTAGAAAATGAAAACAGCTGTGATGCTGAATAGTCAAGACCCATCTCACTCTCACTAAATCTATTCTTCTTTTGTATACTTAGATCCTTTTAACAGTTTTAGAGAAGGTAACATGTAGAGTAACTATGTGCATTTTGAAATCTAATTGCCTTAAATCGCGAGTTGTTTCATTTAAATCTTTGTGCAACATAAGCAGCTGAACTTTTAGTCATACTATTTCCTGAAAGGAGGAATGAGCTGAACCTTTCTAATTCTCCGCTGCCTTCCTCAGTCAGATCATACTCGGCACAGAAGGATTAGATTACATTTCTGGTCAAATTAACACGGATTATAATACTAAGTTAGTTACACATTGAGAACTTTGCTTGTTGACCAaccgtttcctttttcttttcttaaaAGGTGCTGCGCTTGCAAGAATGTTTGAGCAAATACCAGAGAACTGATGTTGGGAACACTCCTCAGGTCTGCACGACACTGACTACTTATTCTGCATTAGTTTTCTTTAACTGGCACTTGCATAGGCTCAGAATTGGAGAAGAAACTCAGCTGTTATATGAACTATATGAAGTGGTGGATTGCCTGAAGTTATTCCCTTATCTAATTATGCAGGTTGATCTTGTCCATCTTTTAGCATCTCGTGACCAAGAACTTCGAGCACTCTCCGCCGAGGTAATAATCTGTACTATCTTAAGCAAGGTGGCCATTTTTCATGAGCTCGCAAGGCATGCAGTCCTGAAGGCATGTGCCCAAGGTCAAATCACCTGTGTTGGGCCACTTAAAGGAAATGCTTACATGAACTTATTACGTAGAGTATATATCTTCTGTGCAAACTAGTTGCTGGCACTGCCATGTGTTTGTTGACTGTTTGTGTTAATTCTTAATTGTCTAGTCTTTTAATTTGAAAATCATACTCTAATTTAGAAAAGCTGTTAATATTGATATGAGAACCATTTACTTGAGCCATTCATCTTTAATTCCATTAGTGAATCTTCCATCGTGAAGTATCCCATACTAATTAAATGTTCAGATGAATCAAGTGCACTCAGAGCTTCAGCTTGCTCGTGGCCTGATTGATGAAAAGGACTCGGAGATCCAGCGTATTCGTTTGAGCAATAGTCAGGTATGTTTTAGCAAACACTAGCATTCTTCCATAGCGTGACGATCAAGTCAATGTTTCCCACGCCTGCTTGCAAAGCATTCTTACTTGATTATGAACATGCTGGGTGCAGTATGTTGAAGAAAATGATAGACTCAGAGCTATTCTTGGAGAATGGAGTTCTCGAGCCGCAAAGGTACTCTGGATAATTTAATTGCTATTGTTTGACCTGTAGCATTCTCATACTCTTCCCCATCATAACATTTTGGATGCGCTCAACAGCTTGAACGGGCACTGGAGGCAGAGCGACTGTCAAATATTGAACTGCGGAAGAACATTGCAAAATTCCGAGGGCAATTGCATAAGGAGCAACACGCCTGATTCCCCTGTTCTAGGAATAGAATAGATTCATCTGGTGGTGTGTAATGGCTGGTTAGCAACTCTTCACCTGCTGACAGTTTTGCCCAGGACAACTGACCAA is drawn from Triticum dicoccoides isolate Atlit2015 ecotype Zavitan chromosome 6B, WEW_v2.0, whole genome shotgun sequence and contains these coding sequences:
- the LOC119322967 gene encoding protein FIP1-like, whose protein sequence is MPHERGGAAPAVPAPEEDALFIDLLHEAPLSGHREPRSIVSGTLYCILLVGYAAVSVSAPWIFLRLPGMIPPLLCSSNVILLLLTGIFQQYWVHQVRKVRLQGYYDFSQKLKHIARLPFATIAYGTALMLLIIVWQPFVHILSISLLLRIVIVVEATCAGCFMSLYIWYIHKYNSLDGRPDILQSLYSALQPSTTTLEDRRYYDGRLSDQQMALLQYQRENIHYLSEEVLRLQECLSKYQRTDVGNTPQVDLVHLLASRDQELRALSAEMNQVHSELQLARGLIDEKDSEIQRIRLSNSQYVEENDRLRAILGEWSSRAAKLERALEAERLSNIELRKNIAKFRGQLHKEQHA